ttaaaaactgaaTTGTACTGAATCTAAAAGAATTGAATATTTCTATTAGCAGTTAACTATTTCAAACGgtaaaacatgtaaaacataTAATAGTTACCAAAGCAAACTACAATTTCACCTGACATCACAAACATATAACGAAACCCATATGTTCTTGCTTGTATATAAcactaaaaacttaaataaaatataattgcgtaggttacattaaaaaaattatcagaaaAACCTTAGTCAAAATCTATATCCATgtataaatttcaataatataataatttccaagtaaaaataattactcaaatgaaaaataataataaattagtatgatatataattatgaaaagtaggatatacaaatataaattactaagttacatgttttatgagaaaaaaaaataatcataccAATTTGTAAAtagtattaaatgtgtttttttttttgtcttaaaactatttcaaaataagttttaaaaattaatttaaattcttaaagtatttttgttaaactaacacataaaactattttttttagaaatttaatttaggatatttgtttattcaaattcatttttcaataagtgttatttaataagaaaacaaatagttcatttatttaaattatgataaaagtatgttttcatttttgtgtgGAGCGCAGTTTGCTTTGATCACATTATATGTTATTACAGTTTGAggcacttaatttttttaaattgaatcaCAAAGTAGAATAAttcagtttttaataaaaatagtttagtttttatactattataatataaataatctaTAGATTAGTAAATATTAGATTAATTATCTCCAACTCTCGTGCTGTGAGAAAAAATAATTGGTCTAGGAAAGAAGAAATTATAGTAAAGTTAGATTAATCATGTCCAACTCTCTCGTGCTGTGAGAAAAAATAATTGGTCTAGGAAAGAAGAAATTATAGTTAaattattatctaaaaatattacGAGTCCAAACTATATTCAAGAATTAGAAAGGAACGATTACGATTCAAAGAATACTCAAATTATATTTCGAGCATTAGTCTAAATAGAAATActtcatatattaatttagaattacaCATAATCTGCACACTAAGACGaactaatatataattaagatacACATtgcatataacttttaaaacatatatttgttttccAAAAAACCTTTATATGTTTcttgtaaaaaaagttaattaaaaaatctagAAATAATAAGGAATCtagaaataaatgtattttttctttcatctaaCCCGATTAAAATACAGAAAGTAAAACGAATATACAACCATTAAAAAACGATAacaatgagagaaaaattgcaatTTATTCTAAAAGATACTGAAATggaaaaaaggaaagagagataaaaataataatattttgaatatattactCTTCTGTTCAGAAAAGTTCTAAGCCATACaatacatttttgtaataatgagagtttttggaaaaatagattttcttgattttgttgaaagCATGGAGTGTGAGTAAACTATCAGAGCCAGCTTGATGTCTTTTACCAACAGCACGGTCCAAACACAAAGAGTGACAGACTCGATCCAGACCACCGTAGAGATTGGGACAAAACTTGATCATATGTTTAACATCGTATATTGTCCCTCCGAAGAAAAACTTAACCAAATGCATAAAGTCTGACAAGTCCACAGGCAAAGTGGGTTGTGTGGGAAAAAATCTGTAAGTTAATGCGTTCACAAGATATCCAAAGTCGTAGGCACCATGGAAAGTGATCCATTGAATATTACTGTTACAAAGCATTCCAGAGAACATCAACAGCTCCACAAACCGCACAATGTTTACTCCATATCTTTTATTCCTTTCCAAATCGATACCTTGACGTTGAAGGAGTGCAATGGACTCAGACGCGTGAGGATCACGTGCTACGTTGAACTCACGGAAGTTGAATTCCCAAATAAAATTATCAGAGGACTGAAAACTTGGAAGGTTTCCATCACAGTCTGAAAGAGTGAAACCAACTTGGATCAAATGCATGCTTTCCACGTTAGCTTTCAGTACAGCATAGTTATTTTCTGGCCGTCGAATATCGAAGTTGGAATGATAGACCACGCCAGGAAATTCTGTATCCATGCTGATCAAAGGATAGGAGGCGATGATGGAACGGATTAGCTCGAACTCCGTTTCAAGGTTGGAGGCCCACACCGATCTCGTCACTATGGAACCACCTTGGGGAATggtcatgcttttcttttgtacttcttctcacaaaatctcacatcaACATAAACCAGCATTCATGAAGGCTCCACACCCAACTTTTATAGTCTACTGTCATTGCAAAATTGCATCCAATCAATATTGTGAAAAGATATTCtctatagaaaataaattatcttttaagatAATCTTTTATCTTAGATTTGTTGATATATTCTTTAGATAACGTTTTTGACATAATAATATGCTGATtgactaaaatatatttatatattttgatttcatttgttctaaaaataaatcattttaaaaaaataattggtaTTTTCTTATGCATTCATTCATTTGGTATTTTCTTAAGcaacttatttttagtttatttaaaactaattacattgtaaagtaaaagttaaatttgtactcctttaaaaaaaattatttatataacagagatattgttaaaaataaatttactatatattaaactattttaatgttGATAAAAATGTCACATTATAAGTATTTAAATTGACTTTACATgtcaaaattactttattcaaattttattttactgacAATTTATGAATAACTTACCGTAATTAAAAACAGTGAATATTAATTACCTGTTATGTATTATCCCGTATCTTCAACCAAATcaagaaaaatgtatttatataattatctaatattaaaattgttagcagaaagataaataaaaacaattatctaCGTTAGTTAGTTAtcaatgatatattattttaatacatctcTAATGGATtctctaaaattaaataatattaaaatggttAGCAGAtagataattaaaaacaatcacctatattagttatttatcaatgatatattattttaatacatcacTGACTGATTCTTTAAAATTGGAAAGagctgtttttcttttcctcataAATAATTCTCTTTAAGTAAtgaagttatgaaaaaaaaagtattattaaaaatgcAAGATATAGAAATACTAAGGTAATATGGAAAAGAATTAGGTTAGAATTTCATAAAAACTATTAGTAATAGAAGAGTccaatagttttaaaaatatttatattatcctTTTACGAGGAGATAACAAAATAAGGAATATTTAATAATGCTACAGAATGAGTAGTTTTTCCAAAATTAGGTTATTTTCCGTTTttcaactaataaaaataagttttagtGTATAAGCAAATCAGGggtattatcattttttatgtaTGATTGGTTGTTGTGGTCATAATGAACTATTGTTAGATAAATCATAAATAACTTTGACTCTTgtgtttattatgattttttccACATGCATTGTACGTTATATATGAACTAGAACGGTGAAAACGAataatttggctaagtaagccAATCTAACCAGGTTCATTTTTTAGCGAAtcagaaaaattcaaacccgatccgactcaccacgggttggtgggtaaacgggttggctcacttaattacaattttttaaataaaaaaattaaaaactttctataattcaaatctaaacaaatttcactcacaatataagtgtttaattaattttgaaaatagaaaaattaaataattttttcatgcaaaaaaataataaatatttttttataaaattaaaattaaattttaataaaataaaattaggtaggtgggttggtgggccaatcCGGCCctccacgggttcaacccgcatgagccgagATAAAATTTGAACcgcataaaaaatacattttttcaaacccaTCCTGACCCGAACCCGTGGCGAGTCGGGTTGacccgcgggttgtgacccattttaacAACCCTAATATGAACCGATGttatatatgaacataaataaaGTATGTGAAATTACTCATGAGTGTGTTCACATTTATGGTTTAAATGCATGATAAGACTTTTGTATTTAAACGGTTGATTTAAAGTCACAATTGAAGTTATcgaaattagaaattaaaagggTTTAACAAGTAATTTTTAGTGCATAAGTTATTCTTGGAGTTATAAAATTTGTTGACCCAGTTGAAGTTGgcatttgaataattaaaaagattatatttaaaagtcCAAGATACAAATTGTGCTACAACAAAAGTCTTTACTGAATACACTCCAAGCTTTTACAAACATACACCCCTTTTTCCAAAAATGGGCCAACTAACTAGACTTTTCTCCTACACCACTAAATTCTATACACACCCCTTCTACCACTCCTAAGAAAGAACAATCTCTTTCTGTCAATCCTTAGAGATACCCCATTCTAAGTCACAAGAACTCCTCTAAGTCCTTCTTCCTGGCCAACAACAACGGGGAACCACAATCACTCTTGATTGCAAATGAATCTGATctccaaaaaacaaaatacaccTCGCTTGTGCAGATACGATCAGTCTATGACAATGATAATGAttgaaaataccgttatctgtgatgtaattttgatactaaatgcacccttttctgcttagaaacttgcttgaaatcatggTTTTttgttaagttgtgtgaatatgagagttgaggttgaatttGATGACTTTTGACTAAATCCCCTTGTTTTGGTAAGAAATGATATAATATGAAAAGCAGAGCTAATGTGTCAAGGAGATGGAGCTCAGAAAGGCCTGGAAAAGCACTAGAAGGGAGGAATGCACGAAGCTTGGGCGCCCTTTGAGGAGCCCTTAGCGCCAGAGACTGCCGCCCACCGTCTGAGCGCCCCTTTTGGGGCAATGAGCGCTAGTTTCCTGAAGAATTTCTCTTGCTTGCCCTTTTAGAGGCGTTGAAGCGCCAAAATGAGTGCCGCACACTGCCTGGGCACCCTAAGTGGGGCGCTCCTgcaataaatatgataatattgATTCTTGGAGAGTTTTTGATGCTCCTGCAATAAAAGCTCAACAAACAAGTTAGATATGAAAGTTA
This genomic stretch from Vigna radiata var. radiata cultivar VC1973A chromosome 7, Vradiata_ver6, whole genome shotgun sequence harbors:
- the LOC106766183 gene encoding probable CCR4-associated factor 1 homolog 11, coding for MTIPQGGSIVTRSVWASNLETEFELIRSIIASYPLISMDTEFPGVVYHSNFDIRRPENNYAVLKANVESMHLIQVGFTLSDCDGNLPSFQSSDNFIWEFNFREFNVARDPHASESIALLQRQGIDLERNKRYGVNIVRFVELLMFSGMLCNSNIQWITFHGAYDFGYLVNALTYRFFPTQPTLPVDLSDFMHLVKFFFGGTIYDVKHMIKFCPNLYGGLDRVCHSLCLDRAVGKRHQAGSDSLLTLHAFNKIKKIYFSKNSHYYKNVLYGLELF